The Tessaracoccus aquimaris sequence CGTGCTTGGCGGACCCTCGCCCAAGACCCGCGCCGAGGTGCGCGACCTGCTGACCACCCCTCCCACGGAGACCGTCGGTCTTGAGCCGACCTTCCTTCCCTACCCGCAACTGCAAGGGAGCCAACCGTGAAGTTCCTGCTGTGGGGCGTGCTGCCCTATCTCACCTTCCTGGTCCTGATCGGCGGCCTGATCTGGCGGTACCGCTACGACCAGTTCGGCTGGACGACCCGCTCGTCGCAGCTCTACGAGTCGAAGCTGCTCAAGATCGGTTCGCCGCTGTTCCACTTCGCCCTGCTCGCGGTGCTGATGGGTCACCTCGTCGGCCTGCTGATCCCCAAGGCGTTCACCGACTGGATCGGCCTGAGCCAGCACATGTACCACCTGGGTGCCTTCTGGGGCGGTGGGCTGGCAGGCGTCGCCCTGATCGTCGGGCTCGCCATGCTGATCGTGCGGCGGCGCACCACGGGGGCCGTGTTCAAGGCGACCACCTGGAACGACAAGATCATGTACCTGGTGCTCGCGACCGTCATCGGGCTCGGCATGTTCGCCACGCTCACCGGCGACAAGACGCCTACCGGTGCGGAGCACAACTACCGCGAGACCGTGTCGGTGTGGTTCCGTTCCCTGTTCACGTTCCAGCCCAACGTCGACGCGATGGCCGCGGCAACTTGGCAGTTCCAGACGCACATCGTGATCGCCATGCTGCTCTTCGCGATGATCCCGTTCACCCGCCTGGTGCACGCCTTCTCGGCACCCTTCCACTACCTCTTCCGCCCCTACATCGTCTATCGCTCCCGCGATGCCGTGTCTGCGCGCCGCTCATCCACGACGAAGGGTCGCGGCTGGGATCCGGTCGGCACCCGCGACAACCAGAAAGTTCGTAAGTGAGTAAGAACCTCATCGAGGTCGGCCCCGTGCACGACACGGGCAAGGGGCCGGCCGGGTCCTCACCATGTCCACGATCGCGTTCACGCTGATGTTCGCGGTGTGGCTCATGTTCGGCATCCTCGGCATCCCCATCCAGAAGGAACTGGGCCTCAGCGACCAGCAACTGTCCTGGATCTCGGCCCTCGCCGTCCTCAACGGCTCCATGTGGCGACTCCCGGCAGGCATCCTCGCCGACCGGCTCGGCGGCCGCACCATCACGCTGTTCCTGCTGTTCGCCACCGCGATCCCCGCCTACCTGGTGTCGTTCGCGAACAACTACGCGATGCTGCTGGTGCTGGCCTTCCTCGTCGGCTTCGCTGGCAACCTCTTCTCCGTCGGCACAGCATGGGACTCGGCCTGGTACTCCAAGGACCGCCAGGGCCTCGCGCTCGGCGTGTTCGGCGCGGGCAACGTCGGCGCCTCCGTCACCAAGTTCATCGGCCCGCCCCTGATCGCCGCCACCGCGGGGTCGACCTACATCCTTGGCATCCAGGGCGGCTGGCGGCTGATCCCGGTCATCTACGCGGTGCTGCTCGTCATCGTCGGCATCCTCACCTGGATCATCGTCCCCAAGCCGGACCGCGCCGCAGGGGCCTCCAAGCCGCTGTCGGAGATGCTCGCGCCGCTGAAGGACGTGCGCGTGTGGCGGTTCAGCCTCTACTACGTGGCCGTCTTCGGCGCCTACGTGGCGCTGTCGGCCTGGCTGCCGAAGTACTACGTCGACAACTTCGGCGTCTCGCTGACCGTCGCGGGCCTTTTGACGGCGACCTTCATCTTCCCCGCCTCGCTGCTGCGGCCCGTCGGCGGCTGGCTCAGCGACAGGTTCGGCGCCCGCAAGGTGATGTACTTCACCTTCGCGCTGATGCTGCTCTCCAGCGGCATCCTGATGATGCCCAACGGCTTCATCACCGTCGTCCACCCCGACGGCGGCCAGAGCCAGCACCTGCACTACCAGATCTCGCTGCTGTGGTTCGTGGTCCTGGTGTTCATCCTCGGCTGCGCCATGGGCTTCGGTAAGGCCGCGGTCTTCAAGCACATCCCCGAGTACTTCCCCGACAACGTCGGCTCCGTCGGCGGACTCGTCGGCATGCTCGGCGGACTTGGAGGATTCGTCCTCCCTCCGCTGTTCGCCGCGACCAAGACCTGGTCCGGTTTCCCGAGCAGCACGTTCTTCTGCATCTTCATCCTGGTGGCGATCTGCGCCGTCTGGATGCACGTCACCATCGTCCGCATGCTGCACGACAAGTCGCCTGAGCTCGCCGGCACCATCGACCGACCCCTAGAGGAGGCTCGCTCGTGAGCACCACCACCCCCGAGACCAAGGGAGACTGGCTCGTCTCCTGGGACACCGAAGACGAGTCCAAGTGGGACAAGAAGCTCGCCTGGAACACGCTGACCGTGACCACCGTGTCGCTGACGCTGTGCTTCGTCGCATGGTTCCTGCCGAGCGCCATCGTCCCCAAGCTGAACGCGCTCGGCTACAACTTCACCAAGGACCAACTGTTCCTGATGACGTCGATGCCAGGCCTCTCCGGCGGCCTGCTGAGGCTCGTCTGGATGGTCCTTCCGCCCAAGATCGGCACCCGCAAGATGGTCGCGCTGACCACGCTGCTGCTGCTCCTGCCGATGCTCGGCTGGGGCTTCGAGGTGACCAACCCGCACGTGCCGTACTGGCGCCTGCTTGCGCTCGCCTTCCTGGCGGGCATCGGCGGCGGGGCGTTCTCCGGCTTCATGCCGTCGACCTCCTACTTCTTCCCCAAGTCGAAGCAGGGCACCGCGCTCGGCATCCAGGCGGGCATCGGCAACTTCGGCGTCTCGCTGGTCCAGTTGCTGACCCCGTGGCTGATCGGCTTCGGCATGTTCGGCTTCCTCGGCTCCCAGACGCTGACGGTGCCGAGCAAGCAGCCCGTCGAGGTCTGGTACCAGAACGCGGCGCTGATCTACGTGCCGATCATCATCGTGGTTGCCGTCTGGTCCTACGTGGTGCTGCGCTCGGTGCCCATCAAGGCCAGCATCAAGCAGCAGTTCGACATCTTCAAGAACCAGGACACCTGGTGGATGACCCTGCTCTACATCATGACCTTCGGCACCTTCTCCGGCCTGTCCGCCCAGTTCGCGCTGCTGATGATCAACCTGTACGGCGCGGGCAACTCCGCCATCGTGGAGGGAACGGGTGCGGGGGCGAAGCTGCTCATCG is a genomic window containing:
- a CDS encoding MFS transporter, whose protein sequence is MSTIAFTLMFAVWLMFGILGIPIQKELGLSDQQLSWISALAVLNGSMWRLPAGILADRLGGRTITLFLLFATAIPAYLVSFANNYAMLLVLAFLVGFAGNLFSVGTAWDSAWYSKDRQGLALGVFGAGNVGASVTKFIGPPLIAATAGSTYILGIQGGWRLIPVIYAVLLVIVGILTWIIVPKPDRAAGASKPLSEMLAPLKDVRVWRFSLYYVAVFGAYVALSAWLPKYYVDNFGVSLTVAGLLTATFIFPASLLRPVGGWLSDRFGARKVMYFTFALMLLSSGILMMPNGFITVVHPDGGQSQHLHYQISLLWFVVLVFILGCAMGFGKAAVFKHIPEYFPDNVGSVGGLVGMLGGLGGFVLPPLFAATKTWSGFPSSTFFCIFILVAICAVWMHVTIVRMLHDKSPELAGTIDRPLEEARS
- the narI gene encoding respiratory nitrate reductase subunit gamma, whose translation is MKFLLWGVLPYLTFLVLIGGLIWRYRYDQFGWTTRSSQLYESKLLKIGSPLFHFALLAVLMGHLVGLLIPKAFTDWIGLSQHMYHLGAFWGGGLAGVALIVGLAMLIVRRRTTGAVFKATTWNDKIMYLVLATVIGLGMFATLTGDKTPTGAEHNYRETVSVWFRSLFTFQPNVDAMAAATWQFQTHIVIAMLLFAMIPFTRLVHAFSAPFHYLFRPYIVYRSRDAVSARRSSTTKGRGWDPVGTRDNQKVRK